One segment of Primulina tabacum isolate GXHZ01 chromosome 14, ASM2559414v2, whole genome shotgun sequence DNA contains the following:
- the LOC142524886 gene encoding zinc finger protein CONSTANS-LIKE 16-like, whose product MNSAKRLSSAVGAKSARACDNCIKKRARWYCAADDAFLCQSCDSSVHSANTLARRHERVCLKIASIKSLDAKLQISVPSWHQGFTRKARTPRQKKQSKFSFSDESIARIQNPLHLVPEIYGEEHSHEENEEQLLYRVPIFDPFVAEICNSGEAGSNIHAESTTQGFGNDQSKALSNDLSHEMERLHGFLPAEADLAEFAADVESLLGKGLEDELFDMEGLGLMDCDGQKEKQHCDCLEIERVKVEEEYITGEDDHDQVGVEIDLGRETFELNFDYDCPIACEEEENKAARSGEHNLMNCVEGSRIDEDLKKLNFLRLDYEGVMTEWDGEKSPWTTGEKPEIDFGDCWPDCMGTCGPMHAYGEMGMATGHGAAMLDGGREARVSRYREKRRTRLFSKKIRYEVRKLNAEKRPRMKGRFVKRANFVNPAPPLIPFPK is encoded by the exons ATGAATTCAGCTAAAAGGTTGTCTAGCGCCGTTGGCGCAAAATCAGCTAGAGCTTGCGATAACTGTATCAAAAAGAGGGCTCGATGGTATTGCGCAGCAGATGATGCATTCTTGTGCCAATCTTGTGATTCTTCGGTTCATTCGGCGAACACCTTAGCCCGAAGGCACGAGCGGGTTTGCCTCAAAATCGCTTCAATAAAATCTCTAGATGCAAAGCTTCAAATTTCTGTGCCATCTTGGCATCAAGGCTTCACTCGAAAAGCTCGAACACCGAGGCAAAAAAAACAATCGAAGTTTAGTTTTTCCGATGAATCAATTGCAAGAATCCAAAACCCGCTTCACCTGGTGCCTGAAATCTACGGTGAAGAGCACTCCCATGAAGAAAACGAAGAGCAGCTTCTGTATAGGGTTCCTATTTTCGATCCCTTCGTTGCGGAAATATGCAATTCTGGTGAAGCTGGGAGTAATATTCATGCAGAAAGTACCACACAAGGCTTTGGAAATGATCAGTCCAAAGCTTTATCCAATGATCTGAGCCATGAAATGGAAAGATTACACGGGTTTCTTCCAGCTGAAGCGGATCTTGCTGAGTTTGCTGCGGATGTTGAGAGTTTATTGGGCAAAGGTCTGGAAGATGAACTGTTTGATATGGAGGGACTAGGGCTAATGGATTGTGATGGTCAAAAGGAGAAACAACATTGTGATTGTTTGGAGATTGAAAGGGTTAAAGTTGAGGAAGAATATATTAcaggtgaggatgatcatgATCAAGTTGGTGTAGAAATTGATTTGGGCAGAGAAACTTTTGAGTTGAATTTCGATTACGATTGTCCAATCGCATGTGAAGAAGAGGAAAATAAAGCAGCACGAAGTGGCGAGCATAATTTGATGAATTGTGTTGAGGGAAGTAGAATTGATGAAGATTTAAAGAAACTTAATTTTTTGAGGCTTGATTATGAAGGTGTGATGACGGAATGGGATGGCGAAAAGTCGCCGTGGACGACTGGAGAAAAGCCGGAAATAGATTTCGGTGACTGTTGGCCCGATTGCATG GGAACATGCGGACCAATGCATGCATATGGAGAAATGGGAATGGCGACTGGGCACGGAGCGGCCATGTTAGATGGAGGGAGAGAAGCGAGGGTGTCCAGGTACAGAGAGAAGCGGCGGACGAGGTTGTTTTCGAAGAAGATAAGGTACGAGGTACGGAAGCTGAACGCGGAGAAGAGGCCCCGAATGAAAGGCAGGTTCGTAAAGAGAGCGAATTTCGTGAATCCTGCTCCACCTTTAATCCCCTTTCCTAAGTAA